A genomic window from Pseudoalteromonas piratica includes:
- a CDS encoding two-component regulator propeller domain-containing protein: MLTRFVYLLCCISFLSISAFAIDSPNVRRFSPNEGLAQSYVTGLLVDKNGYLWIGTEAGVNRYDGYQLSTMTGPEGRLRDKSIDFLYEDKQNDIWISTTYAGLYRYDTDTFQLERVLEYKTDRSHSPMVMLETHQPGFYWLGRMRNLALLNSQTGQVKQVFEIPDKFKYAYVRALKYYKHYLLIGTSVGMYVMDTKTEQVVELKYLNQPAEHYDQHNVKSFHISGSTLWLGTVQGLHTVELDDIERLVARELEKLPSEVRISDLNIWKIMPFKSGLKLATNQGVYNYFADDDQLIKSTELDNSDYELSDNSIVDMLLSDDGSMWLASKSDGAYFVSKNNYLFQNYNRDTLYGGLSHNNIWSIVEHNKDIWLATSDGITKINPNTYQSQTYLEGYLADRLNHEFHVYQMNLFDNALFLSTLRGLFKFDLETLTISAIEVKSELYSDIFEKQIIVGYVSPVGEMFFKSFKHGYFKYNLKTKELVKISPEIDVIDDTISGYFLPPLTDQQMPMFYHSKSLYQLQPDNSVQLLYKAPVRDDVEYLEMSSYVIDDNGILWLSYFGYGLVGLDSKTFEEKYRIEDKFDTRGSLFYSLTKDQRGMIWMASHSGIWRFNPNTLHFRQYTVDDGITVNEFNSGAKLTYSDGRIIFGSIKGVTSFYPERNDKNEQISERVNITSITLMSRKLEAESVIQRNLLELDYDDIGLEIGFSAMLFKYQDRVEYEYRLDDLPLVRTDNNKVAFARIAPGKHTFYVRARDPLNGNYTEFKSFTIQVHYPPWRSPAAFASYFVLLASLISVWMLRRHRYQQRLLSAHKESSENETRLMLALESSKSGVWEWQSGVGDIYQPRLCNELGFEKSNVTLEDYLSKIHPEDRAKYRIEWLEFVSTQKGDFNLTYRVRHNQGHWRWYKDVGRVIEWDGELPQRVTGTYTNFTRERQFEYSARLFSAAFEHTRDWVFVMDREFNIVAINKALRESHQFDVEKDSSRKLSLGLKPERRVHYLRELNKLSAGQLYQSEEIITNPQGNEFNCLIKVTAVAGERGDVENYVVVITDVSSLKEASAHFTC; this comes from the coding sequence ATGCTTACCCGTTTTGTCTACTTATTGTGTTGTATTAGCTTTTTATCAATCAGCGCCTTTGCTATCGATAGCCCCAATGTACGCCGATTTTCACCAAATGAAGGCTTGGCGCAATCTTATGTTACAGGGTTATTAGTCGATAAAAATGGCTATTTGTGGATAGGTACCGAGGCGGGTGTTAATCGTTATGATGGTTATCAGCTCTCTACCATGACAGGCCCTGAAGGCAGGCTTCGTGATAAATCCATCGACTTTCTTTATGAAGACAAACAAAATGATATTTGGATTTCTACGACCTATGCAGGGCTTTACCGCTACGACACTGATACGTTTCAGTTAGAAAGAGTACTCGAATATAAAACTGATCGCAGCCATTCACCAATGGTTATGCTCGAAACTCACCAGCCAGGATTTTATTGGTTAGGGCGAATGCGAAATTTAGCTCTACTTAACAGTCAAACCGGTCAAGTTAAGCAAGTTTTTGAGATTCCAGATAAGTTTAAGTATGCCTATGTTAGAGCATTAAAATATTACAAGCATTACTTGTTGATTGGTACGTCTGTAGGTATGTATGTAATGGATACTAAAACAGAGCAAGTTGTTGAACTTAAATACCTCAATCAGCCAGCAGAACATTACGATCAACATAATGTAAAGTCATTTCATATATCTGGCTCAACACTATGGCTTGGAACCGTGCAAGGTTTACATACAGTAGAATTAGATGATATTGAACGTTTAGTTGCACGAGAGTTAGAAAAACTGCCCAGCGAAGTGCGTATTTCCGATCTCAATATTTGGAAAATAATGCCGTTTAAGTCAGGGCTTAAGCTCGCAACAAACCAAGGCGTTTACAATTATTTTGCTGATGATGATCAACTGATTAAAAGTACTGAATTAGATAATTCAGACTACGAACTGAGCGATAACAGTATTGTTGATATGCTATTATCCGACGATGGCTCTATGTGGTTGGCGAGTAAATCTGATGGTGCTTATTTTGTATCTAAAAATAATTACCTATTTCAAAACTATAATCGCGATACCTTGTATGGCGGTTTGTCTCATAACAACATTTGGTCAATTGTAGAGCACAATAAAGATATTTGGCTGGCTACCAGTGATGGTATTACTAAAATTAATCCAAATACTTACCAAAGCCAAACTTACCTAGAGGGTTACCTCGCCGACCGACTCAATCATGAATTTCACGTGTATCAGATGAATTTATTCGATAACGCGTTATTTCTTTCTACCCTTCGCGGATTATTCAAATTTGATTTAGAAACGCTGACGATTTCTGCCATCGAGGTCAAGTCAGAGTTGTACTCGGATATTTTTGAAAAACAAATTATTGTTGGTTATGTCAGCCCTGTTGGGGAAATGTTTTTTAAAAGCTTTAAACATGGATATTTTAAATACAACTTAAAAACAAAAGAATTAGTAAAAATTTCACCTGAAATAGACGTGATTGATGACACCATTTCGGGCTACTTTTTACCGCCATTAACAGATCAACAAATGCCAATGTTTTATCACAGCAAATCACTTTATCAACTGCAACCAGATAATAGTGTTCAGCTGTTGTATAAAGCACCTGTACGAGACGATGTTGAATACCTAGAGATGTCTTCATATGTTATCGATGACAATGGGATTTTGTGGCTTTCCTATTTTGGTTATGGACTGGTTGGGCTCGATAGTAAAACATTTGAAGAAAAATATCGTATTGAAGATAAGTTTGATACTCGTGGTTCATTGTTTTATAGCCTAACCAAAGATCAGCGCGGCATGATTTGGATGGCAAGTCACAGCGGTATTTGGCGTTTTAATCCAAATACGCTGCACTTTAGACAATACACCGTAGATGACGGTATAACGGTAAACGAATTTAATTCAGGGGCAAAACTTACTTACTCAGATGGCCGTATTATTTTCGGTTCGATTAAAGGGGTTACTAGCTTTTACCCTGAACGGAATGATAAAAATGAGCAGATTTCAGAGCGAGTAAACATTACATCAATCACTTTGATGTCGCGTAAATTAGAAGCTGAATCGGTGATCCAGCGTAATCTACTTGAACTTGATTACGATGATATTGGTTTAGAAATCGGTTTTTCAGCAATGCTATTTAAATACCAAGATCGCGTAGAGTACGAATATCGGTTAGATGATTTACCACTGGTGAGAACAGATAATAATAAAGTCGCGTTTGCCCGTATTGCCCCTGGCAAGCATACATTTTATGTACGTGCACGTGACCCTCTTAATGGTAATTATACCGAATTCAAAAGTTTCACAATCCAAGTGCATTACCCACCATGGCGTTCCCCAGCAGCGTTTGCCAGTTATTTTGTGTTGCTAGCGAGTTTGATTTCAGTTTGGATGCTGCGTCGCCATCGTTATCAACAACGCTTATTGTCTGCCCATAAAGAAAGTAGTGAAAATGAAACTCGCTTAATGTTGGCACTCGAAAGCAGTAAATCCGGTGTCTGGGAGTGGCAAAGTGGTGTGGGCGATATTTATCAACCACGTTTATGCAACGAGTTAGGTTTTGAAAAATCAAATGTCACGCTAGAAGATTATTTGTCCAAAATACACCCAGAAGACAGGGCGAAATATCGCATTGAGTGGTTGGAGTTTGTCAGTACGCAAAAGGGAGACTTTAACTTAACTTATCGTGTGCGCCATAACCAAGGTCATTGGCGTTGGTATAAAGATGTAGGCCGTGTAATTGAGTGGGATGGTGAATTGCCGCAACGCGTCACCGGCACTTACACAAACTTTACCCGTGAACGTCAATTTGAATACAGTGCTCGATTATTTAGCGCGGCGTTTGAACACACCCGAGATTGGGTGTTCGTGATGGATAGGGAGTTTAACATTGTGGCGATTAATAAAGCCCTTAGGGAAAGTCACCAATTCGATGTGGAGAAAGACAGCTCACGAAAGCTTTCATTAGGCTTAAAACCAGAACGTCGAGTTCATTATTTACGTGAACTAAATAAGCTAAGTGCCGGTCAATTGTATCAATCTGAAGAAATTATCACGAACCCGCAAGGTAATGAATTTAATTGCTTAATTAAGGTCACCGCTGTGGCTGGGGAGCGTGGTGATGTCGAAAATTATGTGGTGGTAATTACTGATGTCAGCAGTTTAAAAGAGGCCAGTGCTCACTTCACTTGTTGA
- a CDS encoding ion transporter, translating to MNQLRYNLAQVLESSGEGLRVGRIIDVLLILLIVGNVIAIVLESVEEIASAHRQLFIAIEVISVGIFTIEYLLRFWVCVDKEQYRDLPIANWRKRLRYLRSPLAVVDLLAILPTYLMLFVNFDLRFLRVFRLLRVLKLTRYSRAMQLLLQSIREEKGPLLAAFFIMGVALITASCGIYLIEHDEQPDKFGSIPDAMWWAMATLTTVGYGDVVPITPLGRFFGGVITVLSMGMVAIPTGLLASSFSDQLRRRRVKFAQFVALCSRDGEICEQDKAQIEEMRIELGLSKKEAQLAIRKKMEEIKHIRYCTNCGHKIP from the coding sequence GTGAATCAATTACGCTACAACCTAGCACAAGTACTTGAAAGCTCAGGTGAAGGTTTACGAGTCGGACGGATCATTGACGTTTTATTAATTCTGTTGATTGTCGGTAATGTGATTGCCATCGTATTGGAGTCGGTTGAAGAAATAGCTTCAGCCCATCGTCAACTTTTTATTGCGATTGAAGTTATCTCAGTGGGTATCTTTACGATTGAATACCTACTCAGGTTCTGGGTGTGTGTTGATAAAGAACAATATCGTGATTTGCCCATTGCTAATTGGCGCAAACGGTTACGTTATCTACGTTCACCTCTGGCAGTAGTTGATTTGCTTGCTATTTTACCAACTTACCTGATGTTATTTGTTAATTTTGATCTGCGCTTCTTACGCGTATTCAGGTTATTAAGAGTATTAAAATTAACTCGCTACTCACGTGCCATGCAATTGCTTTTGCAAAGCATTCGCGAAGAAAAAGGGCCATTGCTAGCAGCTTTCTTTATTATGGGTGTAGCGCTAATAACCGCATCATGCGGCATTTATCTAATTGAACACGACGAACAACCCGATAAGTTCGGTTCCATTCCTGATGCAATGTGGTGGGCAATGGCCACACTTACAACCGTTGGTTATGGTGACGTTGTACCGATTACTCCATTAGGTCGTTTTTTTGGTGGTGTCATTACCGTTCTTAGCATGGGCATGGTCGCGATACCCACAGGCCTGCTTGCATCGAGCTTTTCAGATCAACTTCGACGACGCCGCGTTAAGTTTGCCCAATTCGTTGCGCTTTGCTCACGCGATGGGGAAATTTGTGAACAAGATAAAGCACAAATTGAAGAAATGCGCATTGAGTTAGGATTAAGTAAAAAAGAAGCGCAATTAGCTATTCGCAAGAAAATGGAAGAAATAAAGCATATTCGCTACTGCACAAACTGCGGCCATAAAATCCCCTAG
- a CDS encoding bifunctional acetate--CoA ligase family protein/GNAT family N-acetyltransferase — translation MTVKRISQFFNPKSVAVIGASNRTNRAGYVVMRNLLQGGFNGPIMPVTPKYKAVHGVLAYPTIDVLPQIPDLAVICTNKEHCCKIIEQLGEKGCKNAIIIASGFDKALKEALINTAKKAEVNILGPNSLGLLIPRIGLNASFSHMVAKPGKIAFVSQSAAVCSTILDWAKTKDIGFSYFVSVGDCGDIDFDELVDFLGRDANTQAILLYIDNIEHTRRFISAARAAAFSKPVIAIKTGKTAAGADAAIAHTGGNQGSDAVYDAMFQRAGMLRVNDLRELFAATQTLALHPKLLKQEALTILTNGGGPGVMSVDTLIQSSGKLAELSKETIAKLNQVLPQHTSFANPVDIYGDSDPRRYQKALEILVKAPEVDNLLILHSPSALAPSEDFATIIAETVNKIPKMQRPYVMTNFMGETAAYEARKVCQAAGIPTYRTPEGAVAAYMHLIQYRRNQKHLTQTPESLLDSDNIHTDAAAAIIENHLQEKMHYLPTHDAAPLLNCYQINCIATQHAYTPTEAREYAEKMGFPVALKLVSPNIPSKSDVGGVVLNLNDGDEVEQTAFNMLLRINETYPDAQIDGFALQRMATRAGGQELRIAVKTDPNFGPVILLGEAGTALNFDLAAVALPPLNMNLAKYLIAAASDKGFIKEKHLPTKIDKYTLCAMLTRVSQMVVENPDIKSLELNPVLALQGKFQVLDACIELEKYQAGSRIKRLAIRPYPKELEQEITLKDGSMALLRPIRPEDEEAHREFDNKLTKEDRYKRFFGEMPQFSHEQLAKMTQIDYDREMAFIVTQRRDDVWQTLGVSRVLMDPDNLVAEFAVVVRSDIKGLGLGRILMQSVIDHCKRQKVEKIEGLTLPENAGMIGLAKKLGFKVTRDFEEGTIVMTMPLA, via the coding sequence ATGACGGTAAAAAGGATAAGCCAATTTTTCAACCCTAAGTCAGTTGCTGTGATTGGTGCATCGAATCGCACAAATCGAGCAGGTTATGTGGTAATGCGTAACTTATTACAAGGGGGGTTTAATGGCCCAATAATGCCTGTAACACCTAAATATAAAGCAGTACATGGCGTACTAGCCTACCCAACCATAGACGTTTTACCACAAATACCCGACCTCGCTGTTATCTGCACTAATAAAGAGCACTGTTGCAAAATCATTGAGCAACTAGGTGAAAAAGGGTGTAAGAATGCCATCATTATTGCCTCAGGGTTTGATAAAGCTTTAAAAGAAGCGTTAATCAATACCGCTAAAAAAGCCGAGGTAAATATTCTTGGACCAAATAGTCTAGGTCTTCTCATTCCACGCATTGGTCTGAATGCCAGCTTTTCACATATGGTTGCTAAACCCGGTAAAATTGCATTCGTATCACAATCTGCCGCTGTTTGTTCAACTATTTTAGATTGGGCAAAAACCAAAGATATAGGCTTCTCATACTTTGTTTCTGTAGGTGATTGTGGTGATATCGACTTTGATGAATTAGTCGACTTTTTGGGACGTGACGCCAACACCCAAGCGATTCTGTTGTACATCGATAATATCGAGCACACCCGAAGGTTTATTTCCGCAGCAAGGGCTGCCGCATTTAGTAAACCAGTGATAGCGATTAAAACAGGCAAAACGGCAGCGGGAGCGGATGCTGCCATCGCCCATACTGGGGGAAATCAGGGCTCAGACGCGGTTTATGATGCTATGTTTCAACGCGCAGGTATGTTACGAGTAAATGATTTACGCGAATTATTTGCCGCGACGCAAACACTTGCTCTTCATCCCAAGTTATTAAAGCAAGAAGCTCTTACCATTCTTACCAATGGCGGTGGACCGGGTGTCATGTCAGTCGATACACTCATTCAAAGCTCAGGCAAACTTGCTGAATTATCGAAAGAAACGATAGCCAAACTTAATCAAGTGTTACCTCAACATACTTCGTTTGCTAACCCTGTCGACATTTATGGTGACTCAGATCCAAGACGCTATCAAAAAGCGCTTGAGATTTTAGTAAAAGCGCCAGAAGTTGATAATTTATTGATTTTACACAGCCCATCCGCGCTTGCTCCGAGTGAGGATTTCGCCACAATTATTGCTGAAACGGTAAATAAAATACCTAAAATGCAACGGCCATATGTCATGACGAACTTTATGGGTGAAACCGCTGCATATGAAGCACGTAAAGTGTGTCAAGCAGCTGGAATTCCAACCTATCGGACGCCAGAAGGTGCTGTAGCCGCATATATGCACTTAATTCAGTATCGACGTAATCAGAAACACTTAACGCAAACCCCTGAGTCATTACTCGACTCAGATAATATTCATACCGATGCTGCTGCCGCAATTATAGAAAACCATCTGCAAGAAAAAATGCATTACTTGCCTACTCATGATGCTGCACCACTTTTAAATTGCTACCAAATAAACTGCATCGCCACTCAACATGCCTATACCCCAACTGAGGCACGTGAGTACGCTGAAAAAATGGGTTTTCCAGTAGCACTTAAATTAGTAAGCCCTAACATTCCATCAAAATCAGATGTTGGCGGTGTGGTACTGAATCTTAATGACGGTGATGAAGTCGAGCAGACAGCCTTCAATATGCTTTTGAGAATTAATGAAACCTATCCGGATGCACAAATTGATGGTTTTGCTTTGCAGCGCATGGCGACACGAGCTGGCGGTCAAGAACTTCGTATTGCAGTAAAAACAGATCCTAATTTTGGCCCTGTAATTTTACTCGGCGAAGCCGGTACCGCGCTTAACTTTGATTTAGCAGCTGTTGCTCTTCCGCCGCTTAATATGAACTTAGCGAAGTATTTGATTGCTGCAGCAAGCGATAAAGGATTTATTAAAGAGAAACATCTACCAACTAAAATTGATAAATATACACTTTGCGCCATGCTTACACGGGTGTCTCAAATGGTGGTTGAAAACCCAGATATTAAATCTCTCGAGCTTAACCCTGTGCTCGCTTTGCAAGGAAAGTTTCAGGTTTTAGATGCTTGTATTGAGCTTGAAAAATACCAAGCTGGCAGCCGTATTAAGCGCTTAGCAATTAGGCCGTACCCAAAAGAGTTGGAGCAAGAAATAACCTTAAAAGATGGCTCAATGGCACTGCTTCGCCCTATTCGTCCAGAAGATGAAGAAGCCCATCGTGAGTTTGATAATAAACTTACTAAGGAAGATAGATATAAACGCTTCTTTGGTGAAATGCCGCAGTTTAGTCATGAACAACTTGCCAAGATGACGCAAATTGATTATGACCGAGAAATGGCTTTTATTGTCACTCAGCGTCGTGACGACGTATGGCAAACTCTTGGGGTATCTCGCGTATTGATGGATCCAGACAACCTCGTTGCGGAGTTTGCTGTTGTGGTGCGCTCTGACATTAAAGGACTTGGCTTAGGGCGAATTTTAATGCAGTCGGTAATTGACCACTGTAAACGCCAAAAAGTCGAAAAAATCGAAGGGCTCACCTTGCCAGAAAATGCCGGAATGATCGGCCTTGCGAAAAAGCTTGGGTTTAAAGTTACCCGTGATTTTGAAGAAGGCACAATTGTCATGACAATGCCATTAGCTTAA
- a CDS encoding cupin domain-containing protein, translating to MTLLLLSAAISSAPINLENMVAPTDLDNVKVVQLASNQDASQFLIFIKKSVPLHLHKEHSEMVYIVDGEGKMQLGDKSFTIKKGDFVKIDENTPHGVTVTSPQPLKVLSTQTPEYFGKDKHPVTDHD from the coding sequence ATGACCCTACTATTGCTTAGTGCTGCAATAAGCAGCGCCCCTATAAATCTTGAGAACATGGTTGCACCGACAGATTTAGACAATGTGAAAGTTGTGCAGCTTGCTAGCAACCAAGATGCCAGCCAATTCCTTATTTTCATAAAAAAATCAGTGCCCCTCCACTTGCATAAAGAGCACAGTGAAATGGTTTACATTGTTGATGGTGAAGGGAAAATGCAATTAGGAGATAAGTCATTTACGATTAAAAAAGGTGATTTTGTCAAAATAGATGAAAATACGCCGCATGGTGTTACGGTGACATCTCCACAACCTCTGAAAGTTTTATCAACCCAAACACCGGAGTATTTTGGTAAAGATAAACATCCTGTGACAGACCATGACTAA
- a CDS encoding SIMPL domain-containing protein, translating into MTKQSITMSLIFAAAIILASVILKQGIVEFKTLDRSVSVKGLAEKEVMANTVIWPINYSLAGNDLTALIGELETKNQAVRAFLALHGFADDEVSVAPPNVADKLAQPYAQLEKGQMRYFVMSSITVYSHEPEKVRHALTKVTQLAKQGIAISSDRYDAKVQYIFTGLNDIKPEMIQQATEKAREVAQKFASDSNSTLGKIKSARQGQFTIADRDSNSPHIKRVRVVSSLEYYLVD; encoded by the coding sequence ATGACTAAACAATCCATTACGATGTCGTTAATTTTTGCTGCGGCAATAATTCTTGCCAGTGTAATTTTAAAACAAGGCATTGTTGAATTTAAAACCCTAGATCGCAGTGTCTCAGTAAAAGGTTTGGCTGAAAAAGAGGTCATGGCGAATACCGTTATTTGGCCTATAAATTACTCGCTAGCGGGTAACGATTTAACGGCATTGATTGGTGAGCTTGAAACAAAAAATCAAGCGGTGCGCGCGTTTTTAGCATTGCATGGCTTTGCTGATGACGAAGTGTCGGTGGCGCCTCCTAATGTTGCTGACAAGTTAGCGCAACCTTATGCGCAACTGGAAAAAGGCCAAATGCGTTACTTTGTTATGTCGAGTATTACTGTGTACAGCCATGAGCCAGAAAAAGTACGCCATGCACTCACTAAGGTAACGCAGCTAGCAAAACAAGGTATTGCTATTTCCAGTGATCGCTATGACGCAAAAGTGCAGTATATTTTTACCGGCTTGAACGACATTAAGCCTGAGATGATCCAACAAGCAACAGAGAAAGCTCGTGAAGTAGCACAAAAATTTGCCAGTGATTCAAATTCAACCCTTGGTAAAATCAAATCAGCGCGGCAGGGCCAGTTTACTATTGCAGATCGTGATTCCAACTCACCACACATTAAACGAGTGCGTGTTGTTTCAAGTCTTGAGTATTATTTAGTTGATTAG
- a CDS encoding DUF1835 domain-containing protein, with amino-acid sequence MFHITNGDCANLFLKRIGIQGQFIAWQDVLHHGPISPEVSLPAMSDYRAAFLADYFCLPLKDVQTKFAQRNALLASIEDTSEVTLWLTPELFDSLIGLQFIAWYRAQFESTRNLFVVLLPEHLPPRELDAAQVAQYYKTRFSPSEPFFELTSEVWQVLTTNIADLESCLSFDFKHWPNLKTSVQRFLQEQPDNIGLNRTQWQILDCLNGHTLSLAQLFGANQDLEEVPFMGDLSFWCQIEEIRDYLTISTQESLLHQEIEFYHGVKVSLSEKGQALL; translated from the coding sequence ATGTTTCATATCACTAATGGTGATTGCGCAAACTTATTTTTAAAGCGAATTGGCATTCAGGGCCAATTTATTGCGTGGCAAGATGTGTTACATCACGGGCCTATTAGCCCTGAAGTATCACTGCCCGCAATGAGTGATTATCGTGCGGCATTTTTAGCGGATTATTTTTGTTTGCCGCTAAAAGATGTACAAACCAAGTTTGCTCAGCGTAATGCTTTATTAGCTAGCATTGAAGATACATCTGAAGTGACCTTATGGCTCACCCCCGAATTGTTTGATAGCTTAATTGGCTTGCAGTTTATTGCATGGTATCGCGCACAATTTGAATCTACACGTAACTTATTTGTGGTGCTTCTGCCTGAACACCTGCCCCCACGAGAGTTAGATGCGGCGCAAGTTGCTCAGTATTATAAAACACGCTTTAGTCCAAGTGAGCCTTTTTTCGAATTAACATCAGAAGTTTGGCAAGTATTAACAACTAATATAGCTGACCTAGAGTCATGTTTATCATTTGATTTTAAACACTGGCCAAACCTTAAAACATCTGTTCAGCGCTTTTTACAAGAACAACCCGATAATATCGGCTTAAACCGTACCCAGTGGCAAATTTTAGATTGTTTAAATGGCCACACCTTGTCACTCGCACAACTATTTGGTGCAAACCAAGACTTAGAAGAAGTACCATTTATGGGCGATTTAAGTTTTTGGTGTCAAATAGAGGAAATACGTGATTATCTCACCATATCCACACAAGAGAGTTTATTACACCAAGAAATTGAATTTTATCACGGTGTAAAAGTCAGCTTGTCGGAAAAAGGACAAGCATTGCTCTAA